A single window of Triplophysa rosa linkage group LG2, Trosa_1v2, whole genome shotgun sequence DNA harbors:
- the chrm1b gene encoding muscarinic acetylcholine receptor M1 produces MNHTCISEARNLSVDPLGGHQAWEVVLIVLVTGPLSLVTILGNLLVVISFRVNSQLRTISNYYLLSLAVADLILGTVSMNLYTVYIIMGRWTWGHLACDLWLALDYVASNASVMNLLVISFDRYFSVTRPLTYRTKRTPKKAAAMIALAWVVSFVLWGPAILFWPHVVGRSPEAESQDCSIPFLKVPPLTYSTAMAAFYLPVTIMIILYWRIYWEIENRAKGLAGFIGTVKKTRNTLDGLDKQFMYQASTNSCSKERNSKKVKEKSEGTPAGCFPGRQSSPNSLADILRKSAHESYKEAYSNSSWNIDDEDDGALSSSTEDEHEQSIRAREPSSNPAVIKLKDLQNRSEVSSGVQEHFTKATNVSAECPTPHRVPKTARRSDHVNCHQPRAKHRISTIIREKKAARTLSAILLAFILTWTPYNIMVLASISYCVPEKLWQLGYWLCYVNSTVNPICYALCNESFRVTFKALLLCRCGNKRKWDTSSWTRHASARQKKSSSTV; encoded by the coding sequence ATGAACCACACTTGCATCTCGGAGGCAAGAAACCTTAGCGTGGACCCACTTGGGGGTCACCAGGCATGGGAGGTGGTTCTGATTGTGCTTGTGACTGGACCTCTATCCCTCGTCACTATCCTCGGTAACCTTCTGGTGGTCATCTCATTCCGGGTCAACAGTCAGCTACGAACCATCAGTAACTACTATCTACTGAGTCTGGCAGTGGCAGATTTGATCTTAGGTACTGTGTCAATGAACCTATATACCGTCTACATCATAATGGGTCGCTGGACATGGGGACATCTAGCTTGCGATTTGTGGTTGGCACTTGACTACGTAGCAAGCAACGCTTCGGTAATGAACCTGCTGGTCATAAGCTTCGACCGGTATTTTTCTGTTACTCGACCGCTGACGTACCGAACGAAGCGTACGCCAAAGAAAGCAGCAGCGATGATCGCTCTCGCATGGGTGGTGTCATTTGTGCTGTGGGGGCCTGCTATTTTATTTTGGCCCCATGTGGTCGGACGATCCCCCGAGGCTGAATCTCAGGACTGTTCCATTCCCTTCTTAAAGGTGCCTCCACTGACTTACAGTACAGCCATGGCTGCTTTTTATCTACCTGTCACCATTATGATCATTCTGTATTGGCGAATTTATTGGGAAATCGAGAACAGAGCAAAAGGACTTGCTGGTTTTATTGGGACTGTAAAAAAGACTAGAAACACCCTGGATGGATTAGACAAACAATTCATGTACCAGGCCAGTACCAACAGCTGCTCAAAGGAAAGAAATTCTAAAAAAGTGAAAGAGAAGAGTGAAGGCACACCGGCTGGATGTTTTCCCGGGAGACAAAGTTCTCCGAATTCATTGGCGGACATTTTGCGAAAGTCAGCTCATGAGAGTTACAAAGAAGCATACAGCAACAGCAGCTGGAACATCGACGACGAGGATGACGGTGCCTTGTCTTCTTCCACTGAGGACGAACATGAGCAGAGCATTAGGGCGAGAGAACCGTCATCCAATCCGGCTGTGATAAAGTTAAAAGATCTGCAAAACAGATCAGAGGTTTCTAGTGGTGTACAAGAACATTTTACGAAAGCAACAAACGTGTCAGCAGAGTGCCCCACGCCCCACAGAGTGCCCAAAACGGCCAGAAGGTCAGACCACGTCAACTGCCACCAGCCCCGAGCGAAACACCGCATCAGTACCATCATTAGAGAAAAGAAAGCTGCCCGAACATTGAGTGCCATCTTGTTGGCTTTCATCCTAACGTGGACGCCATATAACATCATGGTTTTGGCTTCCATTTCATACTGCGTCCCAGAAAAACTCTGGCAGCTCGGATACTGGCTGTGTTATGTAAACAGTACAGTTAATCCTATATGTTATGCCCTCTGCAACGAGTCCTTCCGGGTCACTTTCAAGGCGCTGCTGCTTTGCCGCTGTGGAAATAAACGAAAGTGGGACACGAGCAGCTGGACTCGCCATGCTTCCGCAAGGCAAAAGAAGTCTAGTAGTACAGTGTAA